Proteins encoded in a region of the Mucilaginibacter sabulilitoris genome:
- the yiaK gene encoding 3-dehydro-L-gulonate 2-dehydrogenase, which produces MRIPFEKLQAEFKRILLELDFDDEKAEKCATIFAQNSRDGVYTHGLNRFPVFVRHVKDGLVQPTAVPVKENSFGAIEQWNGNFGPGMLNAGFCMGRAIELARDNGIGCVAIKNTNHWMRGGTYGWQAAEAGYIGICFTNTIANLPPWGGLDPRLGNNPLIIAVPCRNGHVVLDMAISQYSVGKLKQYESKGEELPLPGGYDKAGNLSTDATAILQSERLLPVGFWKGSGLSLVLDLLATVLSGGKSTAEITKSGHEAGISQVFICIRPNNSEQTASLTEEIIAYTKTSTPEHEGGLIAYPGENTLLTRENNLKEGVLVDEKIWNTVLGL; this is translated from the coding sequence ATGCGTATCCCATTTGAAAAACTACAGGCCGAATTTAAACGGATATTACTTGAGCTTGATTTTGATGATGAGAAGGCCGAAAAATGCGCCACCATTTTTGCCCAAAACAGCAGAGATGGTGTGTACACCCACGGGCTTAACCGTTTCCCTGTTTTTGTACGGCATGTGAAAGATGGATTGGTACAACCTACAGCTGTGCCTGTAAAAGAGAACAGTTTCGGAGCCATTGAACAATGGAACGGCAATTTTGGTCCGGGAATGTTGAATGCCGGTTTTTGCATGGGCCGTGCTATTGAATTGGCCCGCGATAATGGTATAGGCTGTGTAGCCATTAAAAATACCAATCATTGGATGCGTGGAGGCACCTACGGCTGGCAGGCTGCCGAAGCAGGTTATATAGGCATTTGTTTTACCAACACCATTGCCAATCTGCCACCCTGGGGCGGCCTCGACCCGCGTTTAGGAAATAACCCCTTGATAATAGCAGTGCCCTGCAGAAACGGCCATGTGGTACTGGATATGGCCATATCGCAATATTCGGTAGGTAAGCTAAAGCAATACGAATCAAAAGGCGAGGAGCTACCATTGCCCGGCGGATATGATAAGGCCGGTAATTTAAGTACCGATGCCACTGCCATATTGCAGTCGGAACGTTTATTGCCTGTTGGTTTCTGGAAAGGCTCGGGGCTTTCCTTAGTGCTTGATTTGCTGGCCACGGTATTAAGCGGTGGGAAATCAACGGCTGAGATCACTAAAAGCGGGCATGAAGCGGGTATATCACAGGTATTTATCTGCATAAGGCCTAATAACAGCGAGCAAACTGCATCGTTAACTGAAGAAATCATCGCCTACACCAAAACAAGCACACCAGAGCACGAAGGAGGGCTAATAGCATATCCCGGCGAAAATACTTTATTGACACGTGAAAACAACCTCAAAGAGGGCGTGCTGGTGGATGAAAAAATATGGAATACGGTGCTTGGGCTATAA
- a CDS encoding RluA family pseudouridine synthase gives MRPEFNYTSYDVTDSDILYEDNHLIAVNKRAGDIVQVDDTGDESLDEKVKKYIAKKYNKPNGAFLGVVHRLDRPVSGVILFAKTSKALDRINKMFKNRDMHKTYYAVVRKRPYPDAGTLVHWLVKNPQKNVTKAHDKEVQGSLRSELHYKLIGELNGYYLIEVDPITGRPHQIRVQLSTLGTPIVGDNKYGYPRGSLRKSISLHARRLTFVHPVKNEPIEIIAPVPHDGFWEKFEGMMIG, from the coding sequence ATGCGGCCTGAATTTAATTACACCAGTTACGACGTTACCGATAGTGATATCCTTTATGAGGACAACCATCTTATTGCCGTAAACAAGCGTGCCGGCGATATTGTACAGGTTGATGATACCGGCGATGAATCATTGGATGAAAAGGTAAAAAAATACATTGCCAAAAAATACAACAAACCCAATGGTGCCTTTTTAGGCGTAGTGCATCGGCTGGACAGGCCCGTGAGCGGCGTTATCCTTTTTGCCAAAACCAGTAAGGCTTTAGACCGGATAAACAAAATGTTTAAAAACCGCGACATGCACAAAACCTATTACGCGGTTGTGCGCAAGCGACCATATCCCGATGCAGGCACCTTAGTGCACTGGCTGGTTAAAAACCCGCAAAAGAATGTTACCAAAGCGCACGACAAAGAAGTACAGGGCAGTTTACGATCTGAGCTTCATTACAAATTGATTGGTGAGCTTAATGGCTACTATCTCATTGAAGTCGACCCGATAACCGGTCGCCCACACCAGATCAGGGTACAGTTGTCAACCCTGGGTACCCCTATTGTTGGCGATAATAAATATGGCTATCCGCGCGGCAGTCTGCGTAAAAGTATTTCTTTACATGCCCGCAGGTTAACCTTTGTACACCCCGTTAAAAACGAACCCATTGAAATTATAGCCCCCGTACCACACGATGGCTTTTGGGAAAAGTTTGAAGGCATGATGATTGGGTAA
- a CDS encoding DUF6686 family protein has product MCDSKVISQVGASVISRCSECRCIFIWNNNLILSFSPEQFVQFRDFTLDLDFAEHSHPFPDGQDRLVMRTPVNDVQLTFTTEQWEDFHAAMEEAIYMQEIYSMMYDG; this is encoded by the coding sequence ATGTGCGATTCAAAAGTCATAAGCCAGGTTGGAGCATCGGTTATTAGCCGGTGCTCAGAGTGCCGCTGTATCTTCATCTGGAATAATAACCTGATCCTGAGTTTTTCGCCCGAACAATTTGTACAGTTCAGGGATTTTACACTCGATCTTGATTTTGCGGAGCATTCGCACCCTTTCCCCGACGGACAGGATCGGCTGGTAATGCGAACGCCTGTTAATGATGTGCAGTTAACTTTCACTACAGAGCAATGGGAAGATTTTCATGCCGCCATGGAAGAAGCTATCTATATGCAGGAGATATATTCGATGATGTATGATGGATAA
- the carA gene encoding glutamine-hydrolyzing carbamoyl-phosphate synthase small subunit, which translates to MTYFTKLPAVLLLDDGTVFHGKAAGKIGTTTGEICFNTGMTGYQEVFTDPSYFGQIMVATNAHIGNYGIAEDEVESGNIQIAGLVCKNYNIAYSRKQADESIQDYFQSQNLVGISDVDTRQLVRHIRDKGAMNAIISSEILDIDTLKAKLAEVPSMDGLELSSKVTTSETYTFGDEKAAYRVAVLDLGVKKNILRNFDNRDVYAKVFPAKTTFEEMEKDFAPTGYFVSNGPGDPAAMPYAVETVKSILASEKPMFGICLGHQLLALANDIPTQKMFNGHRGLNHPVKNIIINHCEVTSQNHGFGVVPEAVRASDKVEITHVNLNDQSIEGIRVKGKKAFSVQYHPESSPGPHDSRYLFDDFIKLMS; encoded by the coding sequence ATGACCTACTTCACCAAATTACCGGCTGTGCTGCTACTTGACGATGGAACCGTTTTTCATGGTAAAGCAGCAGGAAAAATTGGTACCACTACCGGCGAGATCTGCTTTAATACCGGCATGACCGGTTACCAGGAAGTTTTTACAGATCCATCATACTTTGGCCAAATAATGGTTGCCACCAATGCCCATATAGGCAATTATGGCATTGCCGAAGATGAGGTAGAATCGGGCAATATTCAAATTGCCGGTTTGGTTTGTAAAAATTATAATATTGCTTACAGCCGTAAACAGGCCGATGAGTCGATACAGGACTATTTCCAATCACAAAACCTGGTTGGAATATCTGATGTTGATACGCGCCAGCTTGTACGCCATATCCGCGATAAGGGGGCTATGAACGCCATCATTTCGTCAGAGATACTGGATATAGATACATTAAAAGCTAAACTGGCAGAAGTACCGTCAATGGATGGCCTGGAGCTTTCATCAAAAGTAACCACTTCAGAAACCTACACTTTTGGTGATGAAAAAGCCGCTTATCGTGTAGCTGTGCTTGACCTTGGTGTTAAGAAAAATATCCTGCGCAATTTTGACAACCGCGATGTTTACGCCAAAGTTTTCCCTGCAAAAACCACCTTTGAGGAAATGGAGAAGGATTTTGCACCTACAGGTTATTTCGTATCGAATGGCCCCGGCGATCCTGCGGCTATGCCTTATGCGGTTGAAACAGTAAAATCAATCCTGGCATCTGAAAAACCAATGTTCGGAATTTGTTTAGGCCACCAATTGCTGGCTTTGGCTAACGATATCCCAACCCAAAAAATGTTTAATGGTCATCGTGGCTTAAACCACCCGGTTAAAAATATTATTATTAACCACTGCGAAGTTACCTCACAAAACCACGGTTTTGGTGTAGTACCAGAGGCTGTACGCGCATCTGATAAAGTAGAAATTACCCACGTGAACCTGAACGATCAATCGATAGAAGGTATCCGCGTAAAAGGTAAAAAGGCTTTCTCAGTACAATATCACCCGGAATCATCGCCTGGCCCGCATGATTCAAGATACCTGTTTGATGATTTTATCAAACTGATGTCTTAG
- a CDS encoding helix-turn-helix domain-containing protein, translated as MNQRHILVPFGSGENDYATEALVEHRKLYNLAHCEVNIFETNEQCGNLDLRYNGLVISSMLRGKKTVGMLNQSRFDFLPGETLILPEGMPINVDFPDVDKKHPVQCATLVIDWNKVTKTLEYLNNTYPGEGGEERWNLNFTQYHFHNNRELTGLIHKLIAISMEDNVNKDVLADITLTELLIRTIQAQKFQLTGDGKLDTSRFAAVVRYIRTHLTEQININTLCNEACMSKTNFFRTFKEAFGLSPVEFIIRERIGLAKMLLKNPSINISEVCFKSGFNNLNYFIRLFKRSEGITPGLYLKRLSSVI; from the coding sequence ATGAACCAACGGCATATTTTAGTTCCATTTGGCTCAGGTGAAAATGATTATGCCACCGAAGCCCTTGTTGAACACCGTAAGCTGTATAACCTGGCACATTGTGAGGTTAATATTTTTGAAACTAACGAGCAATGCGGTAATCTCGACCTGCGGTATAATGGGCTGGTGATATCGAGCATGCTGCGGGGGAAAAAGACGGTGGGGATGCTCAATCAATCAAGGTTTGATTTTTTACCCGGCGAAACACTGATACTGCCCGAGGGTATGCCTATTAATGTTGATTTTCCGGATGTGGATAAGAAACACCCGGTGCAATGTGCCACGCTGGTTATCGACTGGAATAAAGTGACCAAAACATTGGAGTATTTAAATAACACCTACCCCGGCGAAGGTGGAGAGGAACGCTGGAACCTCAACTTTACCCAATATCATTTTCATAACAACAGGGAGCTTACCGGGCTTATCCATAAGCTTATTGCTATCAGCATGGAGGATAATGTGAATAAGGATGTACTTGCCGATATTACTTTAACGGAGCTCTTGATACGTACTATACAGGCACAAAAATTTCAACTTACCGGTGATGGCAAGTTGGATACAAGCCGCTTTGCAGCGGTTGTGAGATACATCCGCACGCACTTAACGGAGCAAATAAATATCAACACCCTATGTAATGAAGCTTGTATGAGTAAAACAAACTTCTTCCGTACGTTTAAAGAGGCCTTTGGCCTGTCGCCGGTAGAGTTTATTATACGGGAACGGATTGGGCTGGCCAAAATGCTGTTGAAAAATCCGTCTATCAATATATCCGAGGTTTGTTTCAAATCGGGGTTTAATAACCTGAATTATTTTATACGCCTGTTTAAGCGGTCGGAGGGGATAACGCCGGGATTGTATTTAAAACGGCTTAGTTCGGTAATATAA
- a CDS encoding alpha/beta fold hydrolase encodes MKHRYILFCLSPFFYFNCSQAQDINKFKLNVVGREYEYYETQPTTPAKGLVILLPALGEKPKSIFKKTTLPKLITANGYITIALEIAPQMFADEDCVKELNELIKIKRDQYKLTYKDIAIGGLSDGGAIALCFAEFLNSKEQPVKLKAVFAIDPPADLTRIYASAEKEISYRCPLIAREGKSTKAYLDNIMGGSPATNPRAYIQRSAYFAKAPDGGNAQFLKYVPVRLYSEPDLEYVRKTYCPELQYSNLNAFDLDKMIVFLKSIGNERSEYITTKGKGFHSWNIIDAGDCAKWITEL; translated from the coding sequence ATGAAACACCGATACATACTTTTTTGCCTGTCGCCTTTCTTTTATTTTAACTGCTCGCAGGCACAAGATATTAATAAATTTAAGTTGAATGTAGTTGGTAGGGAATATGAATACTATGAAACACAGCCTACCACTCCTGCAAAAGGTTTGGTTATTTTGCTGCCCGCCCTGGGCGAAAAACCTAAAAGTATTTTTAAAAAAACGACATTGCCTAAACTCATAACCGCCAACGGATATATAACAATTGCCTTGGAAATTGCTCCGCAGATGTTTGCTGATGAGGATTGTGTAAAGGAACTTAACGAACTGATTAAAATAAAAAGAGATCAATATAAACTCACCTATAAAGATATTGCAATTGGTGGATTATCTGACGGTGGAGCTATTGCACTTTGCTTTGCTGAATTCTTAAACAGTAAAGAACAACCAGTAAAGCTAAAGGCCGTTTTTGCGATAGATCCACCTGCCGACCTCACCCGGATATACGCATCTGCAGAAAAAGAAATCAGCTACAGGTGCCCTTTAATTGCTCGCGAAGGGAAATCAACTAAGGCATATTTGGATAATATTATGGGCGGATCGCCTGCTACAAACCCCAGGGCTTATATTCAGCGTTCAGCTTATTTTGCGAAAGCGCCGGATGGAGGCAATGCTCAATTCTTAAAATATGTACCTGTAAGGTTATATAGCGAGCCTGATCTGGAATATGTACGGAAAACTTATTGCCCGGAATTACAGTATTCAAACCTCAATGCCTTTGATCTGGATAAAATGATCGTTTTCCTTAAAAGCATAGGTAATGAGCGCTCTGAATATATAACAACTAAAGGAAAAGGTTTTCACAGCTGGAATATTATTGATGCAGGTGATTGCGCCAAATGGATAACGGAATTATAA
- the panB gene encoding 3-methyl-2-oxobutanoate hydroxymethyltransferase → MSVNKEVKRITTHTVQEMKNRGEKIAMLTAYDYSMATIVDDAGMDIILVGDSASNVMAGHETTLPITLDQMIYHASSVVRAAKRALVIVDLPFGSYQGNSKEALNSAIRIMKESGAHGVKMEGGVEIAESVSRILTAGIPVMGHLGLTPQSIYKFGTYTVRAKQEAEAQKLREDAVKLQELGCFAIVVEKIPATLAKEVTESVQIPIIGIGAGQHCDGQVLVIHDMLGINKGFKPRFLRQYANLYEQMNGAIKNYVGDIKSKSFPNEQEQY, encoded by the coding sequence ATGTCTGTAAATAAAGAAGTTAAACGGATCACTACACATACTGTGCAGGAAATGAAAAACCGTGGCGAAAAAATTGCCATGCTTACTGCCTATGATTACTCCATGGCAACCATTGTAGATGATGCAGGAATGGATATCATACTGGTAGGCGATTCGGCCTCCAATGTAATGGCCGGGCACGAAACTACCCTGCCCATAACGCTCGATCAGATGATCTATCACGCATCGTCGGTTGTACGCGCGGCAAAACGCGCACTGGTAATTGTCGATCTGCCATTTGGTTCGTATCAGGGCAACTCCAAAGAAGCGCTTAACTCGGCCATCCGTATTATGAAGGAATCGGGCGCCCACGGTGTTAAAATGGAAGGTGGCGTTGAAATTGCCGAATCGGTTAGCCGTATACTTACAGCGGGCATACCGGTTATGGGCCATCTGGGCTTAACCCCTCAGTCTATTTATAAATTTGGCACATACACCGTACGTGCCAAACAGGAAGCAGAAGCACAAAAGCTGCGGGAAGACGCCGTTAAACTACAGGAACTGGGCTGTTTTGCCATCGTGGTTGAAAAAATACCCGCCACGCTGGCCAAAGAAGTTACTGAAAGCGTACAGATACCTATTATAGGCATTGGCGCCGGACAACATTGCGACGGACAGGTTTTAGTGATACATGATATGCTGGGCATTAATAAAGGGTTTAAACCGCGCTTTTTACGCCAGTATGCCAACTTATATGAACAAATGAACGGAGCCATCAAAAACTATGTTGGCGATATTAAATCAAAAAGTTTCCCTAACGAGCAGGAACAATATTAA
- a CDS encoding GlcG/HbpS family heme-binding protein has protein sequence MSITLDQAEKLSEAAKSKAKQIGVPMNIAIVDEGANLVSFHRMDNAWLGSVDISIRKAKTARYFDMNSGEIGKLSQPGGPLYNIEHSNGGLISFPGGVLLKDGSGKIIGAIGVSGGSVEQDHDVASAGVAAL, from the coding sequence ATGAGCATTACATTAGATCAGGCCGAAAAACTGTCTGAAGCTGCAAAATCAAAAGCAAAACAAATCGGCGTCCCCATGAATATAGCTATTGTTGATGAAGGTGCCAACCTGGTATCATTTCACCGGATGGATAATGCCTGGTTAGGTTCAGTAGATATATCTATCAGAAAAGCCAAAACAGCACGCTATTTTGATATGAACTCTGGCGAAATAGGTAAACTATCCCAGCCCGGCGGGCCACTTTACAACATCGAACATTCAAACGGTGGCTTAATATCATTCCCGGGCGGCGTATTGCTGAAAGATGGCAGCGGAAAAATTATTGGCGCCATCGGTGTATCAGGCGGCTCGGTTGAGCAGGATCATGATGTGGCCTCGGCCGGCGTGGCGGCGTTGTAG
- the fdhA gene encoding formaldehyde dehydrogenase, glutathione-independent yields the protein MCQNHGVAYIKPGEVEVREIDYPKLAIGNRQCHHGVILKIVATNICGSDQHMVRGRTTAPAGLVLGHEITGIVIEAGRDVEFIHEGDLVSVPFNIACGRCRNCKAGQTGICLNVNPARPGAAYGYVDMGGWVGGQAEYVMVPYADFNLLKFPDKDRAMEKIKDLTLLSDIFPTGFHGAVTAGVGPGSIVYVAGAGPVGLACAASCQLLGAAVVIVGDMNKERLEQARSFGCETVDLSQETPLPDQIAAIVGVPEVDSFVDCVGFEAKGHGADSDKEQAATVLNSAMEVTRAGGAIGIPGLYVTGDPGASDKAAQQGNLSIRIGLGWAKSHSFYTGQCPVMKYHRQLMNAILYDKVQIAKAVNVQVIKLQDAPNGYKDFDKGAAKKFVIDPNGMIMN from the coding sequence ATGTGTCAAAATCACGGTGTTGCGTATATCAAGCCCGGCGAGGTTGAAGTGCGCGAAATAGATTATCCAAAACTGGCCATTGGCAACAGGCAGTGCCATCATGGCGTTATACTTAAAATAGTGGCTACCAATATTTGCGGCAGCGATCAGCACATGGTACGCGGGCGCACAACCGCCCCCGCAGGTCTGGTGCTTGGGCACGAGATTACCGGCATTGTTATTGAAGCAGGCCGCGATGTGGAGTTTATACATGAAGGCGACCTGGTTTCGGTGCCTTTTAACATAGCCTGCGGCAGGTGCCGCAACTGTAAAGCAGGGCAAACAGGCATTTGTTTGAATGTAAACCCTGCCCGCCCCGGAGCCGCCTACGGCTACGTAGATATGGGCGGATGGGTAGGCGGCCAGGCCGAATATGTAATGGTGCCCTACGCCGATTTTAACCTGCTCAAATTCCCCGATAAAGACAGGGCGATGGAAAAGATCAAAGATTTGACCTTACTATCGGATATATTCCCTACCGGTTTTCATGGTGCGGTTACAGCAGGTGTTGGCCCGGGTTCTATTGTTTACGTGGCAGGGGCAGGACCGGTGGGATTGGCTTGTGCGGCATCGTGCCAGCTATTGGGCGCAGCCGTTGTTATTGTGGGCGATATGAATAAAGAACGCCTGGAGCAAGCCCGCAGTTTTGGCTGCGAAACTGTAGACCTGTCGCAGGAAACACCATTACCCGATCAGATAGCTGCTATAGTTGGCGTACCTGAGGTAGATAGCTTTGTTGATTGTGTAGGCTTTGAAGCCAAAGGCCATGGTGCAGATTCTGATAAGGAACAGGCCGCTACAGTACTTAACTCTGCCATGGAAGTTACGCGTGCAGGTGGGGCCATCGGTATCCCGGGACTTTATGTAACCGGTGATCCGGGAGCCTCAGACAAGGCCGCTCAGCAAGGAAATCTTTCTATCCGTATTGGTTTGGGCTGGGCAAAATCTCATTCGTTTTATACCGGCCAGTGCCCGGTTATGAAATATCACCGTCAGTTGATGAATGCCATTTTGTACGATAAAGTACAGATTGCCAAAGCGGTTAACGTACAGGTGATCAAATTACAGGATGCACCAAACGGCTACAAAGATTTTGATAAAGGCGCCGCCAAGAAATTTGTTATCGACCCTAACGGGATGATCATGAATTAA
- the purN gene encoding phosphoribosylglycinamide formyltransferase gives MKKRIAIFASGSGSNAQKLMEHFKRNADAEVVLILTNNPQAYVLQRADNFEVPSHIFTRHEFFETDDVIRLLKNLQVDLIVLAGFLWLVPASLLRAFPNKIINLHPALLPKYGGKGMYGDFVHKAVLDAKEEESGITIHFVNEQFDEGEIIHQSKFKIEPGDNLEMIKFKGQQLEHHHFPKVVEALLKKMKS, from the coding sequence ATGAAGAAACGAATTGCCATTTTTGCTTCAGGTTCGGGGTCAAACGCCCAAAAATTAATGGAGCATTTTAAACGCAATGCTGATGCCGAAGTAGTGCTGATATTGACCAACAACCCGCAGGCCTATGTTTTACAAAGAGCCGACAACTTTGAGGTACCATCGCACATTTTTACCCGCCACGAATTTTTTGAAACCGACGATGTGATCAGACTGCTCAAAAACCTGCAGGTTGACCTCATTGTACTGGCCGGCTTTTTATGGTTAGTGCCCGCGTCGCTTTTAAGGGCTTTCCCTAACAAGATCATTAACCTGCATCCTGCATTACTGCCAAAATACGGCGGTAAAGGCATGTATGGCGATTTTGTGCACAAGGCCGTTCTTGATGCTAAAGAAGAAGAAAGCGGTATCACCATCCATTTTGTAAACGAGCAGTTTGACGAGGGGGAAATCATCCATCAGTCAAAGTTTAAGATTGAACCCGGCGACAACCTGGAGATGATCAAATTTAAAGGCCAGCAACTGGAGCACCATCATTTTCCGAAAGTTGTTGAAGCCTTGCTCAAGAAAATGAAGAGCTAA